One region of Pieris rapae chromosome Z, ilPieRapa1.1, whole genome shotgun sequence genomic DNA includes:
- the LOC111003406 gene encoding H(+)/Cl(-) exchange transporter 5 isoform X6 — protein sequence MMEESALEPGESEPLVGADVGDAVMFSGLPGEADDIPGIGQYEDFHTIDWQRDIARDRMRHRYIVKKRQDSIWDLIKGAHDAWSGWVCVLLVGICTGVVAGVIDIGASWMTDLKFGICPQAFWFNREQCCWSNDEITFDRENCSEWLTWPQVFGESRDGPGAYIISYLFYIVWALTFAALSASLVRMFAPYACGSGIPEIKTILSGFIIRGYLGKWTLIIKSVGLILSVSSGLSLGKEGPMVHIACCLGNILSYLFPKYGRNEAKKREILSAAAAAGVSVAFGAPIGGVLFSLEEVSYYFPLKTLWRSFFCALIAAFILRSINPFGNEHLVLFYVEYNKPWKFFELIPFVGLGIIGGCIATIFIKANIYWCRYRKYSKLGQYPVMEVLVVTLVTAIIAYPNPYTRMNTSQLIYLLFNQCGISNTPICDYKRNFTDLNTIENAVAGDGVYQAMWLLTLALILKLVMTVFTFGIKVPCGLFIPSLALGAIPGRIVGIGVEQLANKYPKSWLFSGECSSGDDCITPGLYAMVGAAAVLGGVTRMTVSLVVIMFELTGGVRYIVPLMAAAMASKWVGDALGKQGIYDAHIALNGYPFLDSKDEFQHTSLAADVMQPKRNETLSVITQDSMTVDDVETLLKETEHNGYPVVVSKESQYLVGFVLRRDLNLAIANARRTIEGITGQSVVVFVVGGGPALVSPTGPPPLPLARILDLAPITVTDQTPMETVVDMFRKLGLRQTLVTHNGRLLGVITKKDVLRHVKQMDNEDPNSVLFN from the exons atgatggaAGAATCAGCCCTCGAACCCGGGGAGTCGGAACCCCTAGTAGGCGCTGATGTTG GGGACGCCGTGATGTTCTCTGGGCTGCCAG GTGAAGCAGATGATATTCCTGGTATCGGTCAGTATGAAGATTTCCACACAATTGACTGGCAAAGAGATATTGCCAGGGATCGTATGCGTCATAGGTACATTGTGAAAAAGAGGCAAGACTCCATTTGGGATCTTATAAAA ggTGCTCATGATGCATGGTCAGGATGGGTGTGCGTTCTTCTAGTGGGTATTTGTACTGGTGTAGTAGCCGGTGTGATAGACATTGGCGCATCTTGGATGACAGATCTTAAGTTTGGCATCTGTCCGCAAGCCTTCTGGTTCAACAGGGAACAATGCTGTTGGTCCAACGATGAAATCACTTTTGATCGCGAGAATTGTTCAGAG TGGTTGACGTGGCCCCAAGTATTTGGAGAATCCAGGGATGGTCCGGGCGCTTATATTATCAGCTATTTATTCTACATTGTGTGGGCGTTAACTTTTGCGGCTTTGTCTGCTTCACTTGTCCGTATGTTTGCGCCCTATGCATGTGGATCTG GTATACCTGAGATCAAAACAATCTTGAGCGGTTTCATCATTCGAGGATACTTGGGCAAGTGGACATTGATCATAAAGTCAGTTGGTTTGATCTTGTCCGTGTCTTCGGGCTTATCTCTCGGCAAAGAGGGACCTATGGTTCACATTGCTTGTTGTTTGG GTAATATATTGTCGTACTTGTTTCCAAAGTATGGGCGCAATGAGGCTAAGAAGCGTGAAATTTTATCAGCCGCTGCGGCGGCCGGAGTCTCTGTCGCTTTTGGAGCGCCAATTGGTGGCGTTCTCTTCAGTCTTGAAGAG GTGTCGTACTACTTCCCATTGAAGACCCTTTGGCGTTCCTTCTTCTGTGCGTTGATAGCGGCCTTTATTCTCCGTTCTATAAATCCATTTGGCAACGAGCACTTGGTACTTTTCTACGTGGAATACAATAAACCTTGGAAATTCTTCGAACTGATTCCTTTTGTTGGTCTCGGTATAATTGGG GGTTGCATAGCAACGATATTTATCAAAGCGAACATCTATTGGTGCCGTTACCGTAAATACTCGAAGTTGGGTCAGTACCCAGTCATGGAGGTTTTAGTTGTCACGTTAGTCACTGCAATAATCGCCTATCCCAATCCATACACGCGTATGAACACCAGCCAGTTGATTTATTTGCTCTTCAATCAATGCGGCATCTCCAACACTCCCATATG cgACTACAAACGCAACTTCACCGATTTGAACACGATAGAGAATGCGGTGGCGGGTGACGGGGTATATCAGGCCATGTGGCTCCTCACTCTGGCGCTGATCCTCAAACTGGTGATGACAGTCTTCACCTTCGGCATCAAGGTGCCTTGCGGTCTCTTTATCCCGAGTCTCGCACTGGGTGCTATTCCCGGAAGGATTGTCGGAATCG GTGTGGAACAGCTCGCAAACAAGTACCCAAAGAGTTGGTTGTTTTCTGGGGAGTGTTCGAGTGGGGACGACTGCATCACGCCAGGGCTTTACGCCATGGTCGGGGCAGCGGCCGTCCTCGGTGGTGTGACACGGATGACAG TTTCGCTGGTGGTGATAATGTTCGAACTGACGGGTGGCGTTCGGTATATCGTGCCCCTGATGGCTGCGGCAATGGCCTCGAAGTGGGTGGGAGATGCCCTGGGCAAACAAGGGATATACGACGCCCACATAGCTCTTAATGGGTATCCCTTCCTCGATAGCAAAGATGAGTTCCAGCATACGTCGCTCGCCGCTGATGTCATGCAGCCGAA ACGAAACGAGACGCTGTCCGTAATCACGCAGGATTCGATGACGGTAGATGATGTGGAAACTCTCCTAAAAGAAACTGAACACAACGGATATCCGGTTGTGGTGTCTAAGGAATCTCAATATCTTGTCGGATTCGTTCTTAGGAGAGATCTTAACTTAGCCATTG CGAACGCGCGTCGCACCATAGAAGGTATAACGGGTCAATCCGTGGTGGTATTCGTTGTCGGGGGCGGCCCCGCGCTTGTGAGCCCCACGGGGCCGCCTCCTTTGCCCCTGGCCCGTATACTCGATTTGGCCCCGATCACAGTCACGGACCAAACACCAATGGAGACCGTGGTGGATATGTTCCGTAAACTGGGCCTGAGGCAGACGCTCGTCACGCACAATGG gcGTTTACTCGGCGTCATCACGAAAAAGGACGTTTTAAGGCACGTGAAGCAAATGGACAATGAAGATCCCAACTCTGTTCTTTTCAATTAG
- the LOC111003406 gene encoding H(+)/Cl(-) exchange transporter 3 isoform X7 produces MAPRGEADDIPGIGQYEDFHTIDWQRDIARDRMRHRYIVKKRQDSIWDLIKGAHDAWSGWVCVLLVGICTGVVAGVIDIGASWMTDLKFGICPQAFWFNREQCCWSNDEITFDRENCSEWLTWPQVFGESRDGPGAYIISYLFYIVWALTFAALSASLVRMFAPYACGSGIPEIKTILSGFIIRGYLGKWTLIIKSVGLILSVSSGLSLGKEGPMVHIACCLGNILSYLFPKYGRNEAKKREILSAAAAAGVSVAFGAPIGGVLFSLEEVSYYFPLKTLWRSFFCALIAAFILRSINPFGNEHLVLFYVEYNKPWKFFELIPFVGLGIIGGCIATIFIKANIYWCRYRKYSKLGQYPVMEVLVVTLVTAIIAYPNPYTRMNTSQLIYLLFNQCGISNTPICDYKRNFTDLNTIENAVAGDGVYQAMWLLTLALILKLVMTVFTFGIKVPCGLFIPSLALGAIPGRIVGIGVEQLANKYPKSWLFSGECSSGDDCITPGLYAMVGAAAVLGGVTRMTVSLVVIMFELTGGVRYIVPLMAAAMASKWVGDALGKQGIYDAHIALNGYPFLDSKDEFQHTSLAADVMQPKRNETLSVITQDSMTVDDVETLLKETEHNGYPVVVSKESQYLVGFVLRRDLNLAIANARRTIEGITGQSVVVFVVGGGPALVSPTGPPPLPLARILDLAPITVTDQTPMETVVDMFRKLGLRQTLVTHNGRLLGVITKKDVLRHVKQMDNEDPNSVLFN; encoded by the exons atggCACCaagag GTGAAGCAGATGATATTCCTGGTATCGGTCAGTATGAAGATTTCCACACAATTGACTGGCAAAGAGATATTGCCAGGGATCGTATGCGTCATAGGTACATTGTGAAAAAGAGGCAAGACTCCATTTGGGATCTTATAAAA ggTGCTCATGATGCATGGTCAGGATGGGTGTGCGTTCTTCTAGTGGGTATTTGTACTGGTGTAGTAGCCGGTGTGATAGACATTGGCGCATCTTGGATGACAGATCTTAAGTTTGGCATCTGTCCGCAAGCCTTCTGGTTCAACAGGGAACAATGCTGTTGGTCCAACGATGAAATCACTTTTGATCGCGAGAATTGTTCAGAG TGGTTGACGTGGCCCCAAGTATTTGGAGAATCCAGGGATGGTCCGGGCGCTTATATTATCAGCTATTTATTCTACATTGTGTGGGCGTTAACTTTTGCGGCTTTGTCTGCTTCACTTGTCCGTATGTTTGCGCCCTATGCATGTGGATCTG GTATACCTGAGATCAAAACAATCTTGAGCGGTTTCATCATTCGAGGATACTTGGGCAAGTGGACATTGATCATAAAGTCAGTTGGTTTGATCTTGTCCGTGTCTTCGGGCTTATCTCTCGGCAAAGAGGGACCTATGGTTCACATTGCTTGTTGTTTGG GTAATATATTGTCGTACTTGTTTCCAAAGTATGGGCGCAATGAGGCTAAGAAGCGTGAAATTTTATCAGCCGCTGCGGCGGCCGGAGTCTCTGTCGCTTTTGGAGCGCCAATTGGTGGCGTTCTCTTCAGTCTTGAAGAG GTGTCGTACTACTTCCCATTGAAGACCCTTTGGCGTTCCTTCTTCTGTGCGTTGATAGCGGCCTTTATTCTCCGTTCTATAAATCCATTTGGCAACGAGCACTTGGTACTTTTCTACGTGGAATACAATAAACCTTGGAAATTCTTCGAACTGATTCCTTTTGTTGGTCTCGGTATAATTGGG GGTTGCATAGCAACGATATTTATCAAAGCGAACATCTATTGGTGCCGTTACCGTAAATACTCGAAGTTGGGTCAGTACCCAGTCATGGAGGTTTTAGTTGTCACGTTAGTCACTGCAATAATCGCCTATCCCAATCCATACACGCGTATGAACACCAGCCAGTTGATTTATTTGCTCTTCAATCAATGCGGCATCTCCAACACTCCCATATG cgACTACAAACGCAACTTCACCGATTTGAACACGATAGAGAATGCGGTGGCGGGTGACGGGGTATATCAGGCCATGTGGCTCCTCACTCTGGCGCTGATCCTCAAACTGGTGATGACAGTCTTCACCTTCGGCATCAAGGTGCCTTGCGGTCTCTTTATCCCGAGTCTCGCACTGGGTGCTATTCCCGGAAGGATTGTCGGAATCG GTGTGGAACAGCTCGCAAACAAGTACCCAAAGAGTTGGTTGTTTTCTGGGGAGTGTTCGAGTGGGGACGACTGCATCACGCCAGGGCTTTACGCCATGGTCGGGGCAGCGGCCGTCCTCGGTGGTGTGACACGGATGACAG TTTCGCTGGTGGTGATAATGTTCGAACTGACGGGTGGCGTTCGGTATATCGTGCCCCTGATGGCTGCGGCAATGGCCTCGAAGTGGGTGGGAGATGCCCTGGGCAAACAAGGGATATACGACGCCCACATAGCTCTTAATGGGTATCCCTTCCTCGATAGCAAAGATGAGTTCCAGCATACGTCGCTCGCCGCTGATGTCATGCAGCCGAA ACGAAACGAGACGCTGTCCGTAATCACGCAGGATTCGATGACGGTAGATGATGTGGAAACTCTCCTAAAAGAAACTGAACACAACGGATATCCGGTTGTGGTGTCTAAGGAATCTCAATATCTTGTCGGATTCGTTCTTAGGAGAGATCTTAACTTAGCCATTG CGAACGCGCGTCGCACCATAGAAGGTATAACGGGTCAATCCGTGGTGGTATTCGTTGTCGGGGGCGGCCCCGCGCTTGTGAGCCCCACGGGGCCGCCTCCTTTGCCCCTGGCCCGTATACTCGATTTGGCCCCGATCACAGTCACGGACCAAACACCAATGGAGACCGTGGTGGATATGTTCCGTAAACTGGGCCTGAGGCAGACGCTCGTCACGCACAATGG gcGTTTACTCGGCGTCATCACGAAAAAGGACGTTTTAAGGCACGTGAAGCAAATGGACAATGAAGATCCCAACTCTGTTCTTTTCAATTAG
- the LOC111003406 gene encoding H(+)/Cl(-) exchange transporter 5 isoform X5, which translates to MVNINTGSQRAADTPTTPTSHGTFQLYEHGTRYSDASATSYIAQYFSSSSGDAVMFSGLPGEADDIPGIGQYEDFHTIDWQRDIARDRMRHRYIVKKRQDSIWDLIKGAHDAWSGWVCVLLVGICTGVVAGVIDIGASWMTDLKFGICPQAFWFNREQCCWSNDEITFDRENCSEWLTWPQVFGESRDGPGAYIISYLFYIVWALTFAALSASLVRMFAPYACGSGIPEIKTILSGFIIRGYLGKWTLIIKSVGLILSVSSGLSLGKEGPMVHIACCLGNILSYLFPKYGRNEAKKREILSAAAAAGVSVAFGAPIGGVLFSLEEVSYYFPLKTLWRSFFCALIAAFILRSINPFGNEHLVLFYVEYNKPWKFFELIPFVGLGIIGGCIATIFIKANIYWCRYRKYSKLGQYPVMEVLVVTLVTAIIAYPNPYTRMNTSQLIYLLFNQCGISNTPICDYKRNFTDLNTIENAVAGDGVYQAMWLLTLALILKLVMTVFTFGIKVPCGLFIPSLALGAIPGRIVGIGVEQLANKYPKSWLFSGECSSGDDCITPGLYAMVGAAAVLGGVTRMTVSLVVIMFELTGGVRYIVPLMAAAMASKWVGDALGKQGIYDAHIALNGYPFLDSKDEFQHTSLAADVMQPKRNETLSVITQDSMTVDDVETLLKETEHNGYPVVVSKESQYLVGFVLRRDLNLAIANARRTIEGITGQSVVVFVVGGGPALVSPTGPPPLPLARILDLAPITVTDQTPMETVVDMFRKLGLRQTLVTHNGRLLGVITKKDVLRHVKQMDNEDPNSVLFN; encoded by the exons ATGGTGAACATTAATACAGGGTCGCAGCGCGCGGCCGATACTCCTACCACTCCCACTAGCCATGGTACCTTCCAGTTATATGAACACGGCACGAGATACAGCGACGCGAGTGCTACAT CATACATCGCTCAATACTTCAGTTCGTCGTCCG GGGACGCCGTGATGTTCTCTGGGCTGCCAG GTGAAGCAGATGATATTCCTGGTATCGGTCAGTATGAAGATTTCCACACAATTGACTGGCAAAGAGATATTGCCAGGGATCGTATGCGTCATAGGTACATTGTGAAAAAGAGGCAAGACTCCATTTGGGATCTTATAAAA ggTGCTCATGATGCATGGTCAGGATGGGTGTGCGTTCTTCTAGTGGGTATTTGTACTGGTGTAGTAGCCGGTGTGATAGACATTGGCGCATCTTGGATGACAGATCTTAAGTTTGGCATCTGTCCGCAAGCCTTCTGGTTCAACAGGGAACAATGCTGTTGGTCCAACGATGAAATCACTTTTGATCGCGAGAATTGTTCAGAG TGGTTGACGTGGCCCCAAGTATTTGGAGAATCCAGGGATGGTCCGGGCGCTTATATTATCAGCTATTTATTCTACATTGTGTGGGCGTTAACTTTTGCGGCTTTGTCTGCTTCACTTGTCCGTATGTTTGCGCCCTATGCATGTGGATCTG GTATACCTGAGATCAAAACAATCTTGAGCGGTTTCATCATTCGAGGATACTTGGGCAAGTGGACATTGATCATAAAGTCAGTTGGTTTGATCTTGTCCGTGTCTTCGGGCTTATCTCTCGGCAAAGAGGGACCTATGGTTCACATTGCTTGTTGTTTGG GTAATATATTGTCGTACTTGTTTCCAAAGTATGGGCGCAATGAGGCTAAGAAGCGTGAAATTTTATCAGCCGCTGCGGCGGCCGGAGTCTCTGTCGCTTTTGGAGCGCCAATTGGTGGCGTTCTCTTCAGTCTTGAAGAG GTGTCGTACTACTTCCCATTGAAGACCCTTTGGCGTTCCTTCTTCTGTGCGTTGATAGCGGCCTTTATTCTCCGTTCTATAAATCCATTTGGCAACGAGCACTTGGTACTTTTCTACGTGGAATACAATAAACCTTGGAAATTCTTCGAACTGATTCCTTTTGTTGGTCTCGGTATAATTGGG GGTTGCATAGCAACGATATTTATCAAAGCGAACATCTATTGGTGCCGTTACCGTAAATACTCGAAGTTGGGTCAGTACCCAGTCATGGAGGTTTTAGTTGTCACGTTAGTCACTGCAATAATCGCCTATCCCAATCCATACACGCGTATGAACACCAGCCAGTTGATTTATTTGCTCTTCAATCAATGCGGCATCTCCAACACTCCCATATG cgACTACAAACGCAACTTCACCGATTTGAACACGATAGAGAATGCGGTGGCGGGTGACGGGGTATATCAGGCCATGTGGCTCCTCACTCTGGCGCTGATCCTCAAACTGGTGATGACAGTCTTCACCTTCGGCATCAAGGTGCCTTGCGGTCTCTTTATCCCGAGTCTCGCACTGGGTGCTATTCCCGGAAGGATTGTCGGAATCG GTGTGGAACAGCTCGCAAACAAGTACCCAAAGAGTTGGTTGTTTTCTGGGGAGTGTTCGAGTGGGGACGACTGCATCACGCCAGGGCTTTACGCCATGGTCGGGGCAGCGGCCGTCCTCGGTGGTGTGACACGGATGACAG TTTCGCTGGTGGTGATAATGTTCGAACTGACGGGTGGCGTTCGGTATATCGTGCCCCTGATGGCTGCGGCAATGGCCTCGAAGTGGGTGGGAGATGCCCTGGGCAAACAAGGGATATACGACGCCCACATAGCTCTTAATGGGTATCCCTTCCTCGATAGCAAAGATGAGTTCCAGCATACGTCGCTCGCCGCTGATGTCATGCAGCCGAA ACGAAACGAGACGCTGTCCGTAATCACGCAGGATTCGATGACGGTAGATGATGTGGAAACTCTCCTAAAAGAAACTGAACACAACGGATATCCGGTTGTGGTGTCTAAGGAATCTCAATATCTTGTCGGATTCGTTCTTAGGAGAGATCTTAACTTAGCCATTG CGAACGCGCGTCGCACCATAGAAGGTATAACGGGTCAATCCGTGGTGGTATTCGTTGTCGGGGGCGGCCCCGCGCTTGTGAGCCCCACGGGGCCGCCTCCTTTGCCCCTGGCCCGTATACTCGATTTGGCCCCGATCACAGTCACGGACCAAACACCAATGGAGACCGTGGTGGATATGTTCCGTAAACTGGGCCTGAGGCAGACGCTCGTCACGCACAATGG gcGTTTACTCGGCGTCATCACGAAAAAGGACGTTTTAAGGCACGTGAAGCAAATGGACAATGAAGATCCCAACTCTGTTCTTTTCAATTAG